The following proteins are co-located in the Macadamia integrifolia cultivar HAES 741 chromosome 3, SCU_Mint_v3, whole genome shotgun sequence genome:
- the LOC122074812 gene encoding dolichyl-diphosphooligosaccharide--protein glycosyltransferase 48 kDa subunit-like: MAKLLIFVTIVSLLPLLGSSFSSENHTDRRILVLLDDFAIKSSHSIFFKSLQTRGFELDFKLADDPKLSLQRYGQYLYGGLILFSPTIERFGGSVDLAAVLDFVDSGHDLIVAAAASASDLIRDIATECGVEFDEDPAAMVIDHTSYAVSKTEGDHTLIASDDFIQSEVILGRKILEVPVLFQGVGHTLNPANNLVLKVLSASPSAYSANPKNKLSTPPSLTGSAISLVSVVQARNNARILISGSLSLFSNRLFRSGVQKAGSSTKFEKSGNEQFVTELSKWVFHERGHLKAVNVRHNKVGETDEPAIYRINDDLEYSVEIYEWSGTSWVPYMADDVQVQFYMMSPYVLKTLSTDQKGLFFTSFKVPDVYGVFQFKVEYQRLGYTSLSLSKQIPVRPFRHNEYERFIPTAFPYYGSSFTMMAGFFLFTIVYLYNK; this comes from the exons ATGGCGAAGCTTTTGATCTTCGTGACAATAGTTTCATTGCTCCCATTGCTTGGCAGCTCTTTCTCTTCTGAAAACCATACGGATCGACGAATCCTCGTACTGTTGGATGATTTCGCGATCAAATCATCCCATTCAATTTTCTTCAAGTCTCTGCAAACTCGAGGATTTGAACTTGATTTCAAGCTCGCAGACGATCCAAAGCTTTCCTTGCAGCGATACGGACAGTACCTATATGGTGGATTGATTCTCTTTTCTCCGACGATCGAGC GTTTCGGGGGATCCGTGGACTTGGCTGCTGTACTGGATTTCGTAGATTCGGGCCATGACTTGATTGTTGCTGCCGCTGCTTCTGCATCTGATTTGATTCGGGATATTGCCACAGAATGTGGAGTTGAGTTTGACGAG GATCCTGCAGCCATGGTTATTGACCACACCAGCTATGCAGTCTCAAAAACCGAAGGAGATCATACTCTGATTGCTAGTGACGATTTCATTCAATCTGAGGTCATTCTAGGCAGAAAAATTCTAGAG GTCCCTGTCCTTTTTCAAGGAGTCGGTCACACATTAAATCCTGCCAATAACCTG GTATTGAAAGTTCTATCAGCTTCACCATCAGCATATTCTGCTAATCCAAAGAACAAGTTGTCAACTCCTCCATCGCTCACAGGATCTGCAATCTCTTTAGTTTCAGTTGTGCAG GCAAGAAATAATGCACGTATATTGATCTCTGGATCTTTAAGCCTCTTCAGCAATCG ATTGTTTAGATCAGGTGTTCAGAAGGCTGGAAGTTCAACCAA ATTTGAAAAATCTGGTAATGAGCAGTTCGTTACTGAACTCAGCAAATGGGTCTTCCATGAAAGGGGTCATCTCAAG GCAGTGAATGTTAGGCACAACAAAGTTGGAGAAACAGATGAACCAGCAATATACAGGATCAATGATGACCTG GAATACTCTGTGGAGATCTATGAATGGTCTGGTACAAGTTGGGTACCATATATGGCTGATGATGTCCAAGTGCAGTTCTACATGATGAGCCCCTATGTGTTGAAAACCTTATCAACAGACCAGAAG GGTCTCTTTTTTACTTCATTCAAGGTACCAGATGTTTATGGAGTCTTCCAGTTCAAGGTTGAATACCAGAGGCTTGGATACACAAGCTTGTCTCTTTCAAAGCAG ATTCCAGTACGACCATTCAGGCATAACGAGTATGAGAGATTTATACCAACAGCTTTTCCGTATTATGGATCTTCGTTTACTATG ATGGCAGGCTTCTTCCTCTTCACCATTGTTTATCTGTACAACAAATAG
- the LOC122074833 gene encoding uncharacterized protein LOC122074833 isoform X2: MCPRDLGFFFASYGCPRSIEKASSMYLFRVSTIHFLTHGPMDTGISPSSSFKSIAFETYTSLEDEALSSPLAGILVLHYDRPTVLAMGTVCWALSTAAVGASQHFLQVAFWRAINGVGLAIVIPALQSFIADSYLDGVRGRGFGMLSLVGAVGGVGGGVVATVMAGREFWRIPGWRCAFIMMALLSSLIGFLVFLFVVDPRRTLATTNATGDISERNNLIRKRGPPSAWMESWKAVKSVTKVQTFQIIVLQGIVGSLPWTAMVFFTMWFELIGFDHSHSAALISLFAIGCAMGNLLGGLVADHMSHLYPNSGRIMCAQFSAFMGIPFSWFLLTVIPQSVSSWFTFAITLFLMGLTISWCGNCANNPMFAEVVPAKHRTMIYAFDRAFEGSFSSFAAPIVGMLSEKVYGYDPKSVNLVSGSVQEAFALSRGLLSMMAIPFGVCCLFYSPLYLTFGRDRDAARTSNSKEKEMI; this comes from the exons ATGTGTCCCCGTGACCTTGGATTCTTTTTTGCCTCATATGGGTGCCCTAGATCCATAGAAAAAGCATCGTCAATGTACCTGTTTCGAGTTTCCACAATCCATTTCTTGACGCATGGCCCCATGGATACTGGGATCTCGCCATCTTCATCGTTCAAAAGTATTGCTTTCGAGACGTACACATCGCTCGAGGATGAA GCACTGTCATCACCTTTGGCTGGTATATTAGTTCTTCATTATGACCGTCCTACAGTTCTTGCAATGGGCACTGTTTGTTGGGCCTTATCTACTGCTGCAGTAGGTGCCAGCCAGCATTTTCTGCAGGTTGCTTTCTGGAGAGCCATAAATGGTGTAGGCTTGGCCATCGTTATACCAGCACTGCAGTCCTTCATAGCTGATAGCTATCTGGATGGTGTTCGAGGGAGAGGATTTGGGATGCTTAGCCTTGTTGGTGCTGtgggtggagtaggaggtggtGTTGTGGCAACAGTTATGGCTGGTCGGGAATTTTGGAGAATACCTGGATGGCGCTGTGCCTTTATTATGATGGCATTATTGAGTTCACTAATTGGATTCCTTGTCTTTCTGTTCGTCGTCGACCCAAGGAGAACACTTGCCACCACTAATGCGACTGGGGACATTTCTGAGAG GAACAATTTGATACGAAAGCGCGGTCCACCATCCGCTTGGATGGAATCCTGGAAAGCTGTGAAATCCGTTACAAAAGTTCAAACATTTCAGATCATTGTCCTGCAGGGGATTGTTGGTTCACTGCCGTGGACTGCCATGGTTTTCTTCACAATGTGGTTTGAACTAATTG GCTTTGATCATAGTCATTCAGCGGCACTCATCAGCCTTTTTGCTATTGGATGTGCTATGGGGAACCTCCTTGGTGGACTAGTAGCAGATCATATGTCACACCTCTACCCAAACTCTGGCCGTATCATGTGTGCCCAGTTCAGTGCTTTTATGGGAATCCCATTCTCATGGTTCCTCCTCACAGTGATCCCACAGTCAGTCAGCAGCTGGTTCACATTTGCCATCACCCTTTTCCTTATGGGCCTCACCATCAGCTGGTGTGGAAATTGTGCAAATAATCCCATGTTTGCTGAGGTGGTCCCTGCAAAGCACCGGACCATGATATATGCATTTGATCGGGCCTTTGAAGGATCATTCTCCTCATTTGCGGCCCCCATCGTTGGAATGCTTTCAGAGAAGGTTTACGGCTATGACCCAAAATCTGTGAATCTAGTGTCAGGGTCTGTGCAGGAGGCCTTCGCTCTCTCAAGGGGGCTTCTCTCAATGATGGCAATTCCCTTTGGTGTGTGCTGCTTATTTTATAGCCCCTTGTATCTGACATTTGGGCGGGATCGTGATGCTGCTCGAACTTCAaattcaaaagagaaagagatgataTGA
- the LOC122074833 gene encoding multidrug resistance protein 2-like isoform X1 — protein sequence MAPWILGSRHLHRSKVLLSRRTHRSRMKTRTVFGISLSLILINMAAIMERADENLLPAVYKEVSEAFAAGPTDLGYLTFIRNFVQALSSPLAGILVLHYDRPTVLAMGTVCWALSTAAVGASQHFLQVAFWRAINGVGLAIVIPALQSFIADSYLDGVRGRGFGMLSLVGAVGGVGGGVVATVMAGREFWRIPGWRCAFIMMALLSSLIGFLVFLFVVDPRRTLATTNATGDISERNNLIRKRGPPSAWMESWKAVKSVTKVQTFQIIVLQGIVGSLPWTAMVFFTMWFELIGFDHSHSAALISLFAIGCAMGNLLGGLVADHMSHLYPNSGRIMCAQFSAFMGIPFSWFLLTVIPQSVSSWFTFAITLFLMGLTISWCGNCANNPMFAEVVPAKHRTMIYAFDRAFEGSFSSFAAPIVGMLSEKVYGYDPKSVNLVSGSVQEAFALSRGLLSMMAIPFGVCCLFYSPLYLTFGRDRDAARTSNSKEKEMI from the exons ATGGCCCCATGGATACTGGGATCTCGCCATCTTCATCGTTCAAAAGTATTGCTTTCGAGACGTACACATCGCTCGAGGATGAA AACAAGGACGGTCTTtgggatttctctctctcttattctcaTCAACATGGCTGCTATAATGGAACGTGCTGATGAGAACCTCCTTCCTGCTGTTTACAAAGAAGTCAGTGAAGCTTTTGCTGCTGGGCCTACTGATCTTGGATATCTAACATTCATAAGGAACTTTGTACAGGCACTGTCATCACCTTTGGCTGGTATATTAGTTCTTCATTATGACCGTCCTACAGTTCTTGCAATGGGCACTGTTTGTTGGGCCTTATCTACTGCTGCAGTAGGTGCCAGCCAGCATTTTCTGCAGGTTGCTTTCTGGAGAGCCATAAATGGTGTAGGCTTGGCCATCGTTATACCAGCACTGCAGTCCTTCATAGCTGATAGCTATCTGGATGGTGTTCGAGGGAGAGGATTTGGGATGCTTAGCCTTGTTGGTGCTGtgggtggagtaggaggtggtGTTGTGGCAACAGTTATGGCTGGTCGGGAATTTTGGAGAATACCTGGATGGCGCTGTGCCTTTATTATGATGGCATTATTGAGTTCACTAATTGGATTCCTTGTCTTTCTGTTCGTCGTCGACCCAAGGAGAACACTTGCCACCACTAATGCGACTGGGGACATTTCTGAGAG GAACAATTTGATACGAAAGCGCGGTCCACCATCCGCTTGGATGGAATCCTGGAAAGCTGTGAAATCCGTTACAAAAGTTCAAACATTTCAGATCATTGTCCTGCAGGGGATTGTTGGTTCACTGCCGTGGACTGCCATGGTTTTCTTCACAATGTGGTTTGAACTAATTG GCTTTGATCATAGTCATTCAGCGGCACTCATCAGCCTTTTTGCTATTGGATGTGCTATGGGGAACCTCCTTGGTGGACTAGTAGCAGATCATATGTCACACCTCTACCCAAACTCTGGCCGTATCATGTGTGCCCAGTTCAGTGCTTTTATGGGAATCCCATTCTCATGGTTCCTCCTCACAGTGATCCCACAGTCAGTCAGCAGCTGGTTCACATTTGCCATCACCCTTTTCCTTATGGGCCTCACCATCAGCTGGTGTGGAAATTGTGCAAATAATCCCATGTTTGCTGAGGTGGTCCCTGCAAAGCACCGGACCATGATATATGCATTTGATCGGGCCTTTGAAGGATCATTCTCCTCATTTGCGGCCCCCATCGTTGGAATGCTTTCAGAGAAGGTTTACGGCTATGACCCAAAATCTGTGAATCTAGTGTCAGGGTCTGTGCAGGAGGCCTTCGCTCTCTCAAGGGGGCTTCTCTCAATGATGGCAATTCCCTTTGGTGTGTGCTGCTTATTTTATAGCCCCTTGTATCTGACATTTGGGCGGGATCGTGATGCTGCTCGAACTTCAaattcaaaagagaaagagatgataTGA
- the LOC122074476 gene encoding protein BZR1 homolog 1-like isoform X1 produces the protein MTTRAASGRLPTWKERENNKRRERRRRAIAAKIYTGLRAQGNYKLPKHCDNNEVLKALCAEAGWVVEEDGTTYRKQGCKPHQTEFAGTSTNISPCSSHQPSPASSSFPSPVPSYHASPVSSSFPSPSRYDANASSSYLLPFLRNLASIPSSLPPLRISNSAPVTPPLSSPTNRTPKMRPDWGDSLSNSSSMASFRHPLFAASAPASPTRRQHFHPATIPECDESDTSTVDSGRWVSFQTVASLPSAAPASPTFNLVKPMVAQNNSPQDDSAAGIVWGRGPEFEFESGRVKPWEGERIHEIGVDDLELTLGSGKARN, from the exons ATGACGACGAGAGCAGCATCAGGGAGGTTGCCGAcatggaaggaaagagaaaacaacaagaggagggagagaaggagaagggctATCGCTGCTAAGATATACACTGGTCTCAGGGCACAGGGCAACTACAAACTTCCCAAGCACTGCGACAACAACGAGGTCTTGAAAGCTCTCTGTGCTGAAGCTGGTTGGGTCGTCGAAGAAGATGGCACCACTTATCGCAAG CAGGGATGCAAGCCACACCAAACTGAATTCGCGGGCACTTCAACCAACATCAGTCCATGTTCTTCGCATCAACCAAGCCCAGCATCTTCTTCATTCCCAAGCCCTGTTCCTTCCTACCATGCAAGTCcagtttcttcttcctttccaagCCCTTCCCGTTATGATGCCAACGCATCGTCCTCTTATCTGCTACCATTCCTCCGCAACTTGgcctccatcccttcttcccTTCCACCTCTGCGCATCTCCAACAGCGCGCCTGTTACTCCGCCACTCTCATCCCCAACCAACAGAACTCCAAAGATGAGGCCTGACTGGGGGGATTCCCTCTCCAACAGTTCCTCCATGGCCTCCTTCCGCCACCCACTTTTCGCCGCTTCAGCCCCTGCAAGCCCAACTCGTCGCCAACATTTCCATCCTGCCACTATACCCGAATGCGACGAGTCCGACACCTCTACTGTGGATTCCGGCAGATGGGTCAGCTTCCAAACGGTAGCATCACTACCTTCTGCAGCTCCGGCGTCTCCTACCTTCAATCTGGTGAAGCCCATGGTGGCTCAGAATAACTCGCCCCAGGATGACTCCGCCGCAGGGATAGTTTGGGGGCGAGGACCGGAGTTCGAGTTTGAGAGCGGAAGAGTGAAACCATGGGAAGGTGAGAGGATTCATGAAATTGGAGTGGATGATCTGGAGCTGACACTGGGGAGCGGCAAGGCTCGGAATTGA
- the LOC122074476 gene encoding protein BZR1 homolog 1-like isoform X2: protein MTTRAASGRLPTWKERENNKRRERRRRAIAAKIYTGLRAQGNYKLPKHCDNNEVLKALCAEAGWVVEEDGTTYRKGCKPHQTEFAGTSTNISPCSSHQPSPASSSFPSPVPSYHASPVSSSFPSPSRYDANASSSYLLPFLRNLASIPSSLPPLRISNSAPVTPPLSSPTNRTPKMRPDWGDSLSNSSSMASFRHPLFAASAPASPTRRQHFHPATIPECDESDTSTVDSGRWVSFQTVASLPSAAPASPTFNLVKPMVAQNNSPQDDSAAGIVWGRGPEFEFESGRVKPWEGERIHEIGVDDLELTLGSGKARN, encoded by the exons ATGACGACGAGAGCAGCATCAGGGAGGTTGCCGAcatggaaggaaagagaaaacaacaagaggagggagagaaggagaagggctATCGCTGCTAAGATATACACTGGTCTCAGGGCACAGGGCAACTACAAACTTCCCAAGCACTGCGACAACAACGAGGTCTTGAAAGCTCTCTGTGCTGAAGCTGGTTGGGTCGTCGAAGAAGATGGCACCACTTATCGCAAG GGATGCAAGCCACACCAAACTGAATTCGCGGGCACTTCAACCAACATCAGTCCATGTTCTTCGCATCAACCAAGCCCAGCATCTTCTTCATTCCCAAGCCCTGTTCCTTCCTACCATGCAAGTCcagtttcttcttcctttccaagCCCTTCCCGTTATGATGCCAACGCATCGTCCTCTTATCTGCTACCATTCCTCCGCAACTTGgcctccatcccttcttcccTTCCACCTCTGCGCATCTCCAACAGCGCGCCTGTTACTCCGCCACTCTCATCCCCAACCAACAGAACTCCAAAGATGAGGCCTGACTGGGGGGATTCCCTCTCCAACAGTTCCTCCATGGCCTCCTTCCGCCACCCACTTTTCGCCGCTTCAGCCCCTGCAAGCCCAACTCGTCGCCAACATTTCCATCCTGCCACTATACCCGAATGCGACGAGTCCGACACCTCTACTGTGGATTCCGGCAGATGGGTCAGCTTCCAAACGGTAGCATCACTACCTTCTGCAGCTCCGGCGTCTCCTACCTTCAATCTGGTGAAGCCCATGGTGGCTCAGAATAACTCGCCCCAGGATGACTCCGCCGCAGGGATAGTTTGGGGGCGAGGACCGGAGTTCGAGTTTGAGAGCGGAAGAGTGAAACCATGGGAAGGTGAGAGGATTCATGAAATTGGAGTGGATGATCTGGAGCTGACACTGGGGAGCGGCAAGGCTCGGAATTGA